The genomic segment CTAAAATTTAAGGAATAGTGGTTTATAGGCTCTTCGCAAGCCTTCGATTATATCGTATCAATCCCATAAcatttacatacatatgtgtacTTGGCGATAAACATATATAAAGCTTAATTTTTCAGGGGATTCTCTGTGGCTTcaactattttcaaaaaaaaaaaatgcttggaCTTTACAAATCCCCTTCAGCCGGGGAAAtgccttttaaaaaaattaatgtctTATTATTATGGTTGGACGTCTAGAATTCTGTGCCACAATTGGTACAACGTTTATTTTTCATAGCCAAACAGCAAAGTATACCCACTGGAAAGAAGACAAGGGCACAAAGAAGGCCACACAAAGGGTAAGAGTCTTCGAGTATGCCTATACGGCAAGCGGGACAGCCGCCAACAACAATGATGTTGGGTGTTTCGAGTAGTGTGGGAGGTTGTATGACCACACTGACTGGAGTAGATTCAAAAGCTCCATAGGAGGGTACTTGGTATCCGGGCTGTGGTGCAGAAGCCGGATAAAAGGGACCTGCAGAATATTGTTGATTGGGTGGAGCTTGTGGCACATAATATTGTTGTGGTGGCTGATTGGCACCCTCGGTAACACCAACATTTGGATTGGGATACTTGGTGCCTTTAACAATCAAAAAGAAATGGTGCATACATTACTGTTAATCTTCTAATATTGTAATTGGGTTGGTATTTAATTACCTTGCTGTGGTGTTGGAGTTGTATCGGCCGATGTATTCATGACCTCTTCGTATGAGGGAGGAAGAACTTCTTTGGCAGGTGGCTGAGACATAATTCCTCTTATTCTTTGTTATTTTAAtgagtaatttaaaaaaaaaatgcaattgtaATGGGGAATTTATTATCTTTGCTTTGGTATAACAGTTGGGAGTGCAGTTAAGTCTATTTAAAATTGGTGTTGCCACATGGATTGTTTTAATACTACGGTAAGGAGAATTCTTGGTACACTAAGTAGGTAAATTCATAAGCCCAGCTGatcaaattttccaatttcagagttgtatccaaatcccactagaacgtcaaatgctttgtttgcattttaaaggttttttacactttgtttcttttttcacatttttataatttacacgtttataatcataactattgatcttgtggctgctacacattATAAAGGAAATGAAAACTAGAATGCAAATTTGTCAGTGTACAGAGGTTTGAGAGCCAAATGGGAATTTGCACCACCATCCCCACAGGGTTGTatcgttgatttcgttgttgttgggcttATGACGCCACAactgtatcgagtggagagtctcaatgagaggacTCTgcactcttgcttaaatactgagtgcctatgatgctcgatacgaccaggcgagttattggtgcctttaaatatccAATGGCCATTATGTTATCGCATCGATCAGAACGAGCTTGCTGGCCTATAAaagcttgacgaagatcgccaactccacatacaatgtggcttcaacaacaaccAATAATCATAGGTTTGTTAGGTACcctggcacgggatagctgtgtgcaCCACATAAGCTttaactttgaggtccgatctgtgtggtgttcattgctgtcacgagagcGTCTGGGCGCGTttacaggttgcgaatagtgaaTTGCTCCATACGTGATATCTTCAATGGCAGTGGAGGACATCGAGCGTAGAGCcttagtgagaggccggacggcaccggctcttgtacaaatactgagtgcctatgtttCTCGAtaagacaaggcgagttattggagtcttcaaataaccaatggccaccatgttacCGCGGCGACCGATCCTTTgtcgctacaacaacaactacaattggtttgttttatttacccattagGCGAATTTTCTAGCTTAAACCCCATTTACACTGcactttaaatccggatttaattgttcgatcatctgttttccctttattaaATCACGTTTTAGGGTtttagcacttaaatctcgATAAGGCCATTAATCCAGATATAGTGGCCAATGTGAACGTACTCTAATAACCCATTTATTAACCATTTACAGGtattggcagttgcccaacagcAAAATATTGAGTTCACTATCTCTCAAAATCAGTGCTTAGTGTTACTAGCTCGCGCcattttcgttgtttttttcgtgttatggttcttaactattgcgttgcccaaaaagtaattgcggatttttcatatagtcggcgttgacaaattttttcacagcttgtgactctgtaattgcattctttcttctgtcagttatcagctgttacttttagcttgctttagaaaaaagtgtaaaaaacgtatatttgattaaagttcattctaagttttattaaaaatgcatttactttcttttaaaaaatccgcaattactttttgggcaacccaatataatacacacacacacaaccaaaactctttgacagatagtgcacatcGCAAgtaattgtactcagctgtttacggtatacTATGTGGTAATTAATTGAAACAGccctaatttaatttttgttt from the Stomoxys calcitrans chromosome 1, idStoCalc2.1, whole genome shotgun sequence genome contains:
- the LOC106092123 gene encoding membrane protein BRI3 gives rise to the protein MSQPPAKEVLPPSYEEVMNTSADTTPTPQQGTKYPNPNVGVTEGANQPPQQYYVPQAPPNQQYSAGPFYPASAPQPGYQVPSYGAFESTPVSVVIQPPTLLETPNIIVVGGCPACRIGILEDSYPLCGLLCALVFFPVGILCCLAMKNKRCTNCGTEF